In the genome of Trichomycterus rosablanca isolate fTriRos1 chromosome 24, fTriRos1.hap1, whole genome shotgun sequence, one region contains:
- the LOC134301449 gene encoding olfactory receptor class A-like protein 1, protein MESELLTRGLLYLSLAVAGIPGNTAVIYAFLSALHHERRLLPADAIVLHLALANLLVVAVRCVLEVLATFRIANVFNDAGCKGVIFVYRTSRSLSIWLTFVLSAYQCLSITPPGSRWAAARETFGRLLWAIFLAVWIINISVSSPSIVFSEGAKNDSKLLQNSINVQFCFVNFPSTYVKDANGAAQTVRDVVPMALMTAASLVILVFLYRHSRQVKGLRGGSGGGRGGAAGASAERRAAVTVVTLVTVYVVLYGVDNGLWVYTIMVRQTMSSALISDLRIFFSSLYAATSPAIIIMSNKKVKRNLRWGREERAAPASETGTSSTV, encoded by the coding sequence ATGGAGTCTGAACTCTTGACGCGTGGTCTGCTGTACCTCTCGCTGGCTGTGGCGGGAATCCCAGGCAACACCGCCGTGATCTACGCCTTCCTGTCGGCGCTGCACCACGAGCGCCGCCTCCTTCCTGCCGACGCCATCGTGCTGCACCTGGCGCTGGCCAACCTGCTGGTGGTGGCGGTCCGGTGTGTGCTGGAGGTCCTGGCGACCTTCCGCATCGCTAACGTGTTCAACGACGCCGGCTGCAAGGGCGTCATTTTCGTCTACAGGACGTCGCGCTCGCTTTCCATCTGGCTGACCTTCGTGCTGAGCGCCTACCAGTGCCTGAGCATCACGCCGCCGGGGTCGCGGTGGGCCGCCGCCCGGGAAACGTTCGGCCGCTTACTGTGGGCGATTTTTCTGGCGGTCTGGATCATCAACATCTCTGTGAGCTCGCCGTCCATCGTCTTCTCCGAGGGCGCCAAGAACGACTCCAAGCTCCTCCAGAACAGCATCAACGTGCAGTTCTGCTTCGTCAACTTCCCGTCCACCTACGTGAAAGATGCCAACGGGGCGGCACAGACGGTCCGGGACGTGGTGCCCATGGCGCTCATGACCGCCGCCAGCCTGGTGATCCTGGTGTTCCTGTACAGACACAGTCGGCAGGTGAAAGGTCTGCGAGGAGGCTCTGGAGGAGGCAGGGGCGGTGCGGCGGGGGCGTCGGCCGAACGACGGGCCGCTGTCACCGTGGTGACCCTGGTGACGGTGTACGTGGTGCTGTACGGGGTGGACAACGGACTCTGGGTGTACACCATCATGGTGAGACAGACCATGTCCTCGGCGCTCATCTCAGACCTGCGGATCTTCTTCTCGTCGCTCTACGCCGCCACCAGCCCCGCCATCATCATCATGTCCAACAAGAAGGTGAAGAGAAATCTGAGGTGGGGCAGAGAGGAGAGAGCCGCGCCCGCTTCTGAGACCGGGACCTCCTCAACGGTCTGA
- the LOC134302024 gene encoding olfactory receptor class A-like protein 1, protein MDLCITIKGVSFLLQTGLGILANASVLMAYAHIAVVEARLQPVDRILAHIAFANLLLLTRGIPQTMTVFGLRHLLDDPGCKVVIYAYRIGRALSVCLTCMLSVFQALTIVPAGGACLSRIKSYLPKLVVPTFAGLWILNMIVCLAAPMFSIAPRNGTVPPFTLNLGFCHVDFRDNLSYVVNGAILSTRDFTFVALMLSSSTYILVLLHRHARQVRAIRRTQGSSMEMRAAKTVVMLVLLYSLFFGIDNIIWIYMLTVAQVPAVVSDMRVFFSSCYATFSPLLMISSNKKIKARMVCAAADRPAPDLTEKSNAK, encoded by the coding sequence ATGGACCTCTGCATCACTATCAAGGGCGTCTCGTTTCTGCTGCAGACAGGACTGGGAATCCTGGCGAACGCGTCGGTGCTGATGGCGTACGCCCACATCGCTGTGGTGGAAGCGCGCCTGCAGCCCGTGGACCGCATCCTGGCACACATCGCTTTCGCCAACCTCCTGCTCTTGACACGCGGCATTCCCCAAACCATGACGGTCTTCGGCCTGCGCCACCTGCTGGACGATCCCGGCTGCAAGGTGGTCATTTACGCCTACCGCATCGGCCGCGCCCTGTCCGTCTGCCTCACCTGCATGCTGAGCGTCTTCCAGGCCCTGACCATCGTGCCCGCCGGCGGGGCGTGCCTGAGCAGGATAAAATCGTACCTCCCCAAACTGGTGGTGCCCACCTTCGCCGGACTCTGGATCCTGAACATGATCGTGTGTTTAGCCGCGCCCATGTTCTCCATCGCGCCGCGGAACGGCACCGTCCCCCCCTTCACGCTCAACCTGGGGTTCTGCCACGTCGACTTCCGGGACAACCTGTCGTACGTGGTGAACGGCGCCATCCTGTCGACGCGAGACTTCACTTTCGTCGCCCTCATGCTGTCGTCCAGCACGTACATCCTGGTCCTGCTGCACAGACACGCCCGGCAGGTCCGCGCCATCCGCCGCACCCAGGGAAGCTCCATGGAGATGCGCGCGGCGAAGACGGTGGTGATGCTGGTGCTGCTGTACAGCCTGTTCTTCGGCATCGATAACATCATCTGGATCTACATGCTGACGGTGGCACAGGTTCCCGCCGTGGTGTCCGACATGAGGGTGTTTTTCTCCTCCTGCTACGCCACCTTCAGCCCTCTGCTGATGATCAGCTCCAACAAGAAGATAAAAGCTAGGATGGTGTGTGCGGCCGCCGACCGTCCCGCCCCGGACTTGACTGAGAAATCCAACGCAAAGTGA